One Corynebacterium efficiens YS-314 DNA segment encodes these proteins:
- a CDS encoding 1,4-dihydroxy-2-naphthoyl-CoA synthase has translation MTNYSTDNPFDPTQWATVPGFDDLTDITYHRHVGTDRRDGIVRIAFDRPEVRNAFRPHTVDELYRTLDHARRTPDVGTILITGNGPSKKDGGWAFCSGGDQRIRGRSGYQYATAHDSDDTVADESTVDRNRVKAEGGRLHILEVQRLIRTMPKVVIAVVNGWAAGGGHSLHVVCDLTIASRQEARFKQTDADVGSFDAGYGSAYLAKMVGQKFAREIFFLGRTYSAEDMHRMGAVNIVADHGSLEAEAIQVAREINGKSPTAQRMLKFAFNLTDDGLMGQQVFAGEATRLAYMTDEAVEGKESFLEKRDPDWSEFPYYY, from the coding sequence ATGACCAACTACAGCACCGACAACCCCTTCGACCCGACCCAGTGGGCCACCGTCCCCGGCTTCGATGACCTCACCGACATCACCTACCACCGCCACGTGGGCACCGACCGCCGGGACGGCATCGTCCGCATCGCCTTCGACCGCCCCGAGGTCCGCAACGCCTTCCGACCCCACACCGTCGACGAGCTCTACCGCACCCTCGACCACGCCCGCCGCACCCCCGATGTGGGCACCATCCTCATCACCGGCAACGGCCCCAGCAAGAAGGACGGTGGCTGGGCCTTCTGCTCCGGTGGCGACCAGCGCATCCGCGGCCGCTCCGGCTACCAGTACGCAACCGCCCATGACTCCGACGACACGGTGGCGGACGAATCCACCGTCGACCGCAACCGGGTGAAGGCCGAGGGCGGACGCCTGCACATCCTGGAGGTGCAGCGCCTGATCCGCACCATGCCCAAGGTGGTCATCGCCGTGGTCAACGGCTGGGCCGCCGGCGGTGGACACTCCCTCCACGTGGTCTGCGACCTGACCATCGCCTCCCGCCAGGAAGCACGCTTCAAGCAGACCGACGCCGACGTCGGATCCTTCGACGCCGGCTACGGTTCCGCCTACCTGGCCAAAATGGTCGGCCAGAAATTCGCCCGCGAGATCTTCTTCCTCGGCCGCACCTACTCCGCAGAGGACATGCACCGCATGGGTGCCGTCAACATCGTCGCCGACCACGGCTCCCTGGAGGCCGAGGCCATCCAGGTCGCCCGCGAGATCAACGGCAAATCCCCCACCGCCCAGCGCATGCTCAAATTCGCCTTCAACCTCACCGACGACGGCCTCATGGGCCAACAGGTCTTCGCCGGCGAGGCCACCCGCCTGGCCTACATGACCGACGAGGCCGTGGAGGGCAAGGAGTCGTTCCTGGAAAAGCGTGACCCGGACTGGTCGGAGTTCCCCTACTACTACTAG
- a CDS encoding 4a-hydroxytetrahydrobiopterin dehydratase, whose translation MTSTDRVTPQQIRDAGLSWTINDKTITATFKTGDFATGLALVNLIGESAEAHNHHPDIELTYPTVTVTLTSHDIDDLSERDLHLARVINDHAEQLGVEKAS comes from the coding sequence ATGACATCCACAGACCGCGTGACACCGCAACAGATCCGCGACGCCGGACTCAGCTGGACCATCAACGACAAGACCATCACCGCCACCTTCAAGACCGGCGACTTCGCCACCGGCCTGGCCCTGGTCAACCTCATCGGTGAATCCGCCGAGGCCCACAACCACCACCCCGACATCGAACTGACCTACCCCACCGTGACCGTCACCCTGACCAGCCACGACATCGATGACCTCAGCGAACGCGACCTGCACCTCGCCCGGGTGATCAACGACCACGCGGAGCAGCTGGGGGTGGAGAAAGCCTCCTGA
- a CDS encoding o-succinylbenzoate synthase encodes MTLPSLSEILERSHVVSLPMNVRFRGVTTREALLIDGPAGWGEFAPFLEYDAVESSAWLAAGIEAAWQGFPEPLRTHIEVNATVPAVPAQEVAAVLEKFPGCRTVKVKVAEKGQTLADDIARVQAVREARPGAVIRVDANTGWTVEQALEAAQHLGPLDYLEQPCATVEELAQVRASLQRRGIFARVAADESIRRSDDPYRVAELRAADVAVVKVAPLGGVRRVLEVAEHLRARTMDITVASALDTVVGMNAGLAAVAALPKLDDDDLIDVPPAAAGLATSQFFIEDVAAPHTITDGFMETRVITPEPDRLAGLAAPADRRDWWFERVRESYSVLAGI; translated from the coding sequence ATGACGCTGCCTTCCCTTTCCGAGATCCTCGAGCGCTCCCATGTGGTGTCGCTGCCCATGAATGTGAGATTCCGTGGGGTGACCACGCGTGAGGCCCTGCTCATCGACGGGCCCGCCGGGTGGGGTGAGTTCGCCCCCTTCCTGGAGTATGACGCCGTGGAGTCGAGTGCGTGGTTGGCTGCGGGCATCGAGGCGGCCTGGCAGGGGTTCCCTGAGCCGCTGCGCACCCACATCGAGGTCAACGCCACGGTCCCGGCCGTCCCCGCGCAGGAGGTTGCGGCCGTGTTGGAGAAGTTCCCGGGTTGCCGCACCGTGAAGGTGAAGGTCGCGGAGAAGGGGCAGACGCTGGCCGATGACATCGCGCGTGTGCAGGCGGTGCGTGAGGCCCGCCCCGGCGCGGTGATCCGCGTGGATGCCAACACCGGGTGGACGGTGGAGCAGGCCCTGGAGGCCGCCCAACACCTGGGGCCGCTGGATTATCTCGAGCAGCCCTGTGCGACCGTCGAGGAGTTGGCGCAGGTGCGGGCCTCGCTGCAGCGCCGTGGGATCTTCGCGCGGGTGGCGGCGGATGAGTCGATCCGTCGCTCCGATGATCCCTACCGTGTCGCCGAACTGCGGGCCGCGGATGTCGCGGTGGTCAAGGTCGCGCCCCTGGGCGGGGTGCGCCGGGTGCTGGAGGTGGCGGAGCATCTGCGGGCGCGCACCATGGACATCACGGTGGCCAGCGCCCTGGATACGGTGGTGGGCATGAACGCGGGTCTGGCCGCGGTCGCCGCGTTGCCCAAGCTTGACGACGACGACCTGATCGACGTCCCCCCAGCCGCCGCGGGCCTTGCCACCTCGCAGTTCTTCATCGAGGATGTCGCCGCCCCGCACACCATCACCGACGGGTTCATGGAGACCCGCGTGATCACCCCGGAACCGGATCGTCTGGCGGGCCTGGCCGCGCCTGCGGATCGCCGCGACTGGTGGTTTGAGCGCGTGCGGGAATCCTATTCTGTCCTGGCCGGGATCTAG
- the menD gene encoding 2-succinyl-5-enolpyruvyl-6-hydroxy-3-cyclohexene-1-carboxylic-acid synthase, with product MSVTPAQELAREVIEALSPHITDVVLCPGSRNSPLSLEVLSREDLRVHVRIDERSAAFLALGLARVQRRPVPVIMTSGTAVSNCLPAVTEAAHAHIPLLVVSADRPAHLIGTGSSQTIDQTDIFGALAPTVTVAAPEHVGRISQALGNGASQSPRHINVALDMPLVAPDLPELHGQRGPVDWEQRWVDHGVVDVDLSRNTLVIAGDEAWEIEELAEVPTIAEPTAPVAYHPVHPLAAEFLLKDQVSAEGYVVTTRPDHIIVVGHPTLHRGVLKLMTDPTIELTVLSRTDVITDPGRHADRVGSRVKVTGEQQKQWLKICDAASDLAAEGVREVLAKEEHGFTGLHVAAAVADGLGTGDTVFCAASNPIRDLSIVGLPFAGVDVHSPRGTAGIDGSVSQAIGTALAIQARHPDEIRAPRTVALLGDLAFIHDAGGLLIGPDEPRPENLTIVVANDNGGGIFELLETGAPGLRSRFERAFGTPHDVNISDLCDAYGVDYRRANTLQDLLMELEDTIEIPGFTVIEAVTVRDTRRALQRELTAKVR from the coding sequence ATGTCCGTCACGCCTGCACAGGAACTTGCCCGCGAAGTCATTGAAGCCCTGAGCCCGCACATCACTGACGTGGTGTTATGCCCGGGTTCGCGTAACTCACCGTTGTCGCTTGAGGTGCTCTCCCGGGAGGATCTGCGCGTCCATGTGCGTATCGACGAGCGCTCCGCCGCCTTCCTCGCCCTGGGGCTGGCGCGCGTCCAGCGCCGTCCGGTGCCGGTGATCATGACCTCCGGCACGGCGGTGTCCAACTGCCTGCCGGCGGTCACCGAGGCCGCCCACGCCCACATCCCGCTGCTGGTGGTGTCCGCGGACCGTCCCGCACACCTCATCGGCACCGGGTCGAGCCAGACCATCGACCAGACCGACATCTTCGGTGCCCTGGCACCGACCGTCACGGTCGCCGCCCCAGAGCACGTCGGACGGATCAGCCAGGCGTTGGGGAACGGGGCGTCGCAAAGCCCGCGCCACATCAACGTCGCACTCGACATGCCGCTGGTGGCACCGGACCTGCCCGAGCTTCATGGGCAGCGCGGCCCGGTGGACTGGGAGCAGCGCTGGGTGGATCACGGGGTGGTCGATGTGGATCTGTCCCGCAACACGCTCGTCATCGCCGGTGATGAGGCCTGGGAGATCGAGGAGCTCGCCGAGGTGCCCACCATCGCCGAACCCACCGCCCCGGTCGCCTACCATCCCGTGCACCCGCTGGCCGCGGAGTTCCTGCTCAAGGACCAGGTCTCCGCGGAGGGGTATGTGGTGACCACCCGCCCCGATCACATCATCGTGGTGGGGCACCCCACCCTGCACCGCGGTGTGCTCAAACTGATGACGGATCCCACCATCGAGCTGACCGTGCTGTCGCGCACCGATGTCATCACCGACCCCGGCCGCCACGCCGACCGGGTCGGATCCCGCGTGAAGGTCACCGGTGAGCAGCAGAAACAGTGGCTGAAGATCTGCGACGCCGCCTCCGACCTGGCCGCCGAGGGCGTTCGTGAGGTACTGGCGAAGGAAGAGCACGGTTTCACCGGTCTGCATGTCGCCGCCGCTGTCGCCGATGGACTGGGTACCGGGGACACGGTGTTCTGCGCCGCCTCCAACCCGATCCGTGATCTGAGCATCGTCGGCCTGCCGTTCGCCGGGGTGGATGTGCACTCCCCACGCGGCACCGCCGGCATCGACGGTTCCGTGTCCCAGGCCATCGGCACCGCCCTGGCCATCCAGGCCCGACACCCCGATGAGATCCGGGCCCCGCGCACCGTGGCGCTGCTCGGGGATCTCGCATTCATCCATGATGCCGGCGGCCTGCTCATCGGCCCCGATGAACCACGGCCCGAGAACCTCACCATTGTGGTGGCCAACGACAACGGCGGCGGCATCTTCGAGCTCCTGGAAACCGGTGCCCCCGGCCTGCGTTCCCGCTTCGAGCGGGCCTTCGGCACCCCGCACGATGTCAACATCTCCGACCTCTGCGATGCCTACGGCGTGGACTACCGACGCGCCAACACCCTCCAGGACCTGCTCATGGAACTGGAGGACACCATCGAGATCCCCGGGTTCACCGTCATTGAGGCCGTCACCGTTCGCGACACCCGTCGCGCACTGCAGCGCGAGCTCACCGCGAAGGTCCGCTAG
- a CDS encoding DUF3592 domain-containing protein, producing the protein MEWGRIRRRVRQAVIALYIAAILGCAAMVIGPFLNDRTIAADPGRALAEVTDVGALRTTVDFQDEHGIFHSPATGLLYPTGLGEGQRVWVNYATTDPTLVKVEGREWTLSIIPALSVAGVATVIAGLLWVAVGFLGGRSKDPASL; encoded by the coding sequence GTGGAGTGGGGGAGAATCCGGCGTCGGGTACGCCAGGCGGTGATCGCCCTCTACATCGCCGCCATCCTGGGCTGCGCCGCCATGGTGATCGGCCCGTTCCTCAACGACCGCACCATCGCCGCCGACCCGGGCCGGGCCCTGGCGGAGGTCACCGATGTCGGCGCCCTGCGCACCACGGTGGATTTCCAGGATGAACACGGCATCTTCCACTCCCCGGCCACCGGCCTGCTCTACCCGACCGGGCTGGGGGAGGGGCAACGCGTCTGGGTCAACTACGCCACCACCGACCCCACACTGGTCAAGGTGGAGGGCCGCGAATGGACGCTGTCGATCATCCCGGCACTCAGCGTTGCAGGTGTGGCAACAGTGATTGCAGGGTTATTATGGGTGGCGGTCGGGTTCCTCGGAGGACGATCCAAGGATCCGGCCAGCCTGTGA
- a CDS encoding glycosyltransferase family 4 protein: MRVAIVAESFLPNVNGVTNSVLRVLEYLAANGHEALVIAPGAREFEEEIGEYLGFEIVRVPTVRVPLIDSLPIGVPLPSVTTVLREYNPDIIHLASPFVLGGAAAFAARQLRIPAIAIYQTDVAGFSQRYHLAPLAAASWEWIRTVHNTCQRTLAPSSMSIDELRDHGVNDIFHWARGVDSTRFHPSKRCGELRRSWDPTGSKKVVGFVGRLASEKGVERLVSLSGRKDIQLVIVGDGPEAKYLREMMPDAIFTGALGGEDLARTYASLDLFVHPGEFETFCQAIQEAQASGVPTIGPRAGGPIDLIDDGVNGLLLDVVDFKEKLPAAAEWILDDSRHRTMRLAAREGVRHKSWDALCEQLFQHYTDVIALSRRVPLTFFGPNAEVTRMPQWVARMLGVRAEIPVRVDV, from the coding sequence ATGCGTGTAGCAATCGTTGCAGAGTCATTCCTCCCGAACGTCAACGGAGTCACCAACTCGGTTCTCCGCGTGTTGGAGTACCTGGCTGCCAACGGCCACGAGGCGCTTGTCATCGCGCCGGGTGCCCGCGAATTCGAGGAGGAGATCGGTGAATACCTCGGCTTTGAGATCGTCCGTGTGCCCACCGTCCGCGTCCCCCTCATCGATTCCCTGCCCATCGGGGTGCCGCTGCCCTCGGTGACCACCGTGCTGCGGGAGTACAACCCGGATATCATCCACCTGGCCTCCCCCTTCGTCCTCGGTGGTGCCGCCGCCTTCGCCGCCCGCCAGCTGCGCATCCCCGCGATCGCGATCTATCAGACCGATGTCGCCGGGTTCTCCCAGCGCTACCACCTGGCACCCCTGGCCGCCGCCAGCTGGGAGTGGATCCGCACGGTCCACAACACCTGCCAGCGCACGCTCGCACCCTCGTCGATGAGCATCGATGAGCTGCGTGACCACGGCGTCAATGACATCTTCCACTGGGCACGTGGCGTGGACTCCACGCGCTTCCACCCCTCCAAGCGCTGCGGGGAGCTGCGCCGCAGCTGGGACCCCACCGGGTCGAAGAAGGTCGTCGGCTTCGTCGGTCGACTCGCCTCGGAGAAGGGCGTGGAGCGGCTGGTCAGCCTGTCGGGCCGGAAGGACATCCAGCTGGTCATCGTCGGTGACGGCCCCGAGGCCAAGTACCTGCGGGAGATGATGCCCGATGCCATCTTCACCGGTGCCCTCGGCGGCGAGGACCTGGCACGCACCTACGCCTCCCTGGACCTGTTCGTCCACCCCGGCGAATTCGAGACCTTCTGCCAGGCCATCCAGGAGGCCCAGGCCTCCGGTGTGCCCACCATCGGCCCCCGTGCCGGTGGCCCCATCGACCTCATCGACGACGGCGTCAACGGACTGCTGCTGGACGTGGTGGACTTCAAGGAGAAACTGCCCGCAGCCGCCGAGTGGATCCTCGATGACTCCCGCCACCGGACCATGCGACTGGCCGCCCGCGAGGGCGTGCGCCACAAGAGCTGGGACGCGCTGTGCGAACAACTGTTCCAGCACTACACCGACGTCATCGCCCTGTCCCGCCGCGTCCCGCTGACCTTCTTCGGCCCCAACGCCGAAGTCACCCGGATGCCGCAGTGGGTGGCCCGCATGCTCGGCGTGCGCGCCGAGATACCCGTGCGTGTCGACGTCTAG
- a CDS encoding demethylmenaquinone methyltransferase produces the protein MAKASLDKDPFDVASMFDDVGDKYDLTNTVLSFGQDRVWRRRTRERLDLKPGEKVLDLAAGTAVSTVELAKSGAWCVACDFSQGMLAAGKHRNVPMVVGDGMTLPFADNSFDAVTISYGLRNIHDFRAGLREMARVTKPGGRLTVAEFSTPVIPVFGTLYKEYLMRLLPKVARVVSSNPEAYIYLAESIRAWPDQEDLAREINANGWSDCGWQNLTFGIVAMHSAIKPGN, from the coding sequence GTGGCTAAGGCATCACTAGACAAGGACCCATTCGACGTCGCCTCAATGTTCGATGACGTCGGAGACAAATATGACCTCACCAACACGGTGCTGTCCTTCGGGCAGGACCGCGTGTGGCGCAGACGAACCCGGGAGCGACTGGATCTCAAACCGGGGGAGAAGGTCCTCGACCTCGCCGCCGGTACCGCGGTATCCACCGTGGAACTGGCCAAATCGGGCGCCTGGTGTGTCGCCTGCGACTTCTCCCAGGGCATGTTGGCCGCCGGTAAGCACCGCAATGTCCCCATGGTGGTCGGCGACGGCATGACACTGCCCTTCGCCGACAACAGCTTCGACGCTGTCACCATCTCCTACGGGCTGCGCAACATCCACGATTTCCGGGCCGGCCTGCGCGAGATGGCCCGCGTGACCAAACCCGGCGGACGCCTCACCGTGGCGGAGTTCTCCACCCCGGTGATCCCCGTGTTCGGCACCCTGTACAAGGAATACCTCATGCGTCTGCTGCCGAAGGTCGCACGCGTGGTCTCCTCCAACCCCGAGGCCTACATCTACCTCGCCGAATCCATCCGCGCCTGGCCCGATCAGGAGGACCTGGCCCGCGAGATCAACGCCAACGGCTGGTCCGACTGCGGATGGCAGAACCTCACCTTCGGCATCGTGGCCATGCACTCCGCCATCAAGCCGGGGAACTAG
- a CDS encoding geranylgeranyl reductase family protein has product MECVSVSSGVSSPVSPSVDVLVVGGGPSGSAAAVYAARRGLSTLLIDASSFPRDKTCGDGLTPRAVHQLEKLGGAEQVTSTYSNRGLKLHGFGGSVEAPWPESAFGTRGSAMTRASFDNLLFELARSHPEVTTWENATAETPVLTGSRLSAVEVNHNGQRRTVTARHVIVADGVRSTFGKKLGRIWHRGEVYGIAARSYCTSPDSTEPWIHSHLELRDEQGTVQPGYGWIFPLGDGTVNLGCGALSTDQRPAKVNTKKLLGFYASQQREEWQLGPEQDVASAMLPMGGAVSNVAGPNWMLIGDSAACVNPLNGEGIDYGLETAELAVELIHTHPRRDATLLWPHVLKTHYGEAFVLARTAARLLTYPAFLPAMGPLAFRGPLKKVAMPAAARLMGNLITEEDKDILARGWRLAGSTVSAARRGTPLWNSTL; this is encoded by the coding sequence ATGGAATGCGTGTCTGTATCTTCCGGTGTGTCCTCCCCTGTCTCCCCGTCCGTCGATGTTCTCGTGGTCGGTGGTGGGCCCTCGGGGTCGGCTGCGGCGGTGTACGCCGCCCGGCGGGGCCTGTCGACGTTGCTTATCGACGCCTCCTCCTTCCCCCGCGACAAGACCTGCGGGGATGGTCTCACCCCACGCGCCGTGCACCAGCTGGAGAAGCTCGGGGGCGCGGAGCAGGTGACCTCCACCTATTCCAACAGGGGCCTCAAACTGCACGGTTTCGGCGGGTCGGTGGAGGCCCCCTGGCCCGAATCCGCGTTCGGCACCCGTGGCTCGGCGATGACCCGGGCGAGTTTCGACAATCTCCTCTTCGAGCTGGCCAGATCACATCCCGAGGTAACCACCTGGGAGAACGCCACCGCGGAGACCCCGGTGTTAACCGGCTCACGCCTGTCTGCGGTGGAGGTCAACCACAACGGCCAGCGGCGCACCGTGACTGCCAGGCATGTGATCGTGGCGGACGGGGTTCGCTCCACCTTCGGCAAGAAGCTGGGCCGGATCTGGCACCGCGGGGAGGTCTACGGCATCGCCGCGCGCTCCTACTGCACCTCACCCGACTCCACCGAGCCATGGATCCACTCCCACCTGGAGCTGCGCGATGAACAGGGCACCGTCCAACCCGGGTACGGATGGATCTTCCCCCTGGGGGATGGCACCGTGAACCTGGGGTGCGGTGCCCTGTCCACCGATCAGCGCCCGGCGAAGGTCAACACGAAGAAACTGCTGGGGTTCTACGCCTCCCAGCAGCGGGAGGAGTGGCAGTTGGGCCCGGAACAGGATGTCGCCTCGGCGATGCTGCCCATGGGTGGGGCTGTCTCCAATGTGGCGGGCCCGAACTGGATGCTCATCGGTGATTCCGCGGCGTGTGTGAACCCGCTCAACGGTGAGGGCATCGACTACGGTCTGGAAACCGCTGAGCTCGCGGTGGAGCTCATCCACACCCACCCCCGGCGCGATGCCACCCTGCTGTGGCCCCATGTGTTGAAGACCCACTACGGCGAGGCCTTCGTGCTGGCGCGTACCGCGGCCAGGCTGCTGACCTATCCGGCGTTCCTGCCCGCGATGGGCCCGCTGGCCTTCCGGGGACCGTTGAAGAAGGTGGCCATGCCGGCGGCGGCCCGGCTCATGGGCAACCTCATCACGGAGGAGGACAAGGACATCCTCGCCCGTGGATGGCGCCTGGCGGGCAGCACCGTCAGTGCGGCCCGCCGGGGCACCCCGCTGTGGAATTCAACCCTGTGA
- a CDS encoding polyprenyl synthetase family protein: MSSGRTVPTRSHGLGKEGASGNNASQVEFGDPALTARIDNAMQQVEDRLLKELSIGEDFLVDKVTHLARAGGKRFRPMFALLASEFGAKPLSDNVIKAAVVVEITHLATLYHDDVMDEATMRRGVPSANSRWDNSVAILAGDILLAHASRIMSQLGMETVAHFAETFGELVTGQMRETVGARGGDPVDHYMKVIREKTAVLIASAGFLGSMHADATPEHVDALKKFGAAVGMIFQIVDDIIDIFSETAESGKTPGTDLREGVFTLPVLYAMREQTEVGAQLREILTGPIEDDDTVDRALELLAQSGGRREALADVHHYMAIANAELDRLPDNSVKDALRNLAIFTVQRVG; this comes from the coding sequence ATGAGTAGCGGCCGAACCGTTCCAACCCGTTCCCACGGGCTCGGAAAAGAAGGTGCGTCAGGAAACAACGCATCTCAGGTCGAGTTTGGTGACCCGGCGCTCACCGCCAGGATCGACAACGCCATGCAGCAGGTCGAGGACCGCCTGCTGAAGGAACTGTCCATCGGGGAGGACTTCCTCGTGGACAAGGTCACCCACCTCGCCCGGGCCGGCGGCAAACGCTTCCGCCCCATGTTCGCACTGCTGGCCTCCGAGTTCGGTGCCAAACCACTCAGCGACAACGTGATCAAGGCCGCTGTGGTCGTGGAAATCACCCACCTGGCCACCCTTTACCACGACGACGTGATGGACGAGGCCACCATGCGTCGCGGGGTCCCCAGCGCCAACTCCCGGTGGGACAACTCCGTAGCCATCCTCGCCGGCGACATCCTCCTCGCCCACGCCTCCCGGATCATGAGCCAACTCGGCATGGAAACCGTCGCCCACTTCGCCGAGACCTTCGGTGAACTGGTCACCGGCCAGATGCGTGAGACGGTCGGCGCCCGCGGCGGTGATCCCGTCGACCACTACATGAAGGTCATCCGCGAGAAGACCGCCGTGCTCATCGCCTCCGCCGGCTTCCTCGGCTCCATGCATGCCGACGCCACCCCGGAACACGTCGATGCCCTCAAGAAATTCGGTGCGGCCGTGGGCATGATCTTCCAGATCGTCGACGACATCATCGACATCTTCTCCGAGACCGCCGAATCCGGCAAGACCCCCGGCACCGACCTCCGCGAAGGCGTGTTCACCCTGCCCGTGCTCTACGCCATGCGTGAACAGACCGAGGTGGGTGCCCAGCTGCGTGAGATCCTCACCGGACCCATCGAGGACGACGACACCGTCGACCGCGCCCTGGAGCTGCTCGCCCAGTCCGGTGGTCGCCGCGAGGCGCTTGCCGACGTCCACCACTACATGGCCATCGCCAACGCCGAACTCGACCGCCTGCCCGACAACTCCGTCAAGGACGCCCTGCGCAACCTCGCGATCTTCACGGTGCAGCGCGTCGGCTAG
- the secE gene encoding preprotein translocase subunit SecE, translating to MSDDQNTGASETSRPTGKRQLSGVSTASYEAKRAPAVAASASAKDATYGGGVVSFLPEVVTEIRKVIWPTARQMVTYTIVVLVFLIILTALVSGVDFIAGLGVEKALTP from the coding sequence TTGAGCGACGATCAGAACACCGGTGCAAGTGAAACTTCGCGTCCCACTGGTAAGCGTCAGCTGTCGGGTGTCTCCACCGCCTCCTATGAGGCGAAGCGCGCTCCCGCCGTCGCAGCCTCGGCTTCAGCCAAGGATGCGACCTATGGTGGGGGCGTTGTCAGTTTCCTGCCCGAGGTGGTTACCGAGATCCGCAAGGTGATCTGGCCGACCGCACGCCAGATGGTCACCTACACCATCGTGGTCCTGGTGTTCCTGATCATTCTCACCGCTCTGGTGTCGGGTGTGGATTTCATCGCAGGCCTCGGAGTTGAGAAGGCACTTACTCCCTAG
- the nusG gene encoding transcription termination/antitermination protein NusG: MSEENNNEFAEEFAVEEQSVQDADLEIGETFDEAAPEGEAFAEAPAEESEVATDDVAQAAAALGDTGEQDADAEYRARLRQFTRDLKKQPGSWYIIQCYSGYENKVKANLDMRAQTLEVEEDIYEVVVPIEQVTEIRDGKRKLVKRKLLPGYVLVRMEMNDRVWSVVRDTPGVTSFVGNEGNATAVKHRDVAKFLMPQESAVVAGEAAPTTAEGEQVVAMPTDSAAQQVTVDFQVGEAVTILTGAFASVSATISSIDVENQKLEALVSIFGRETPVDLKFDQVEKIS, from the coding sequence ATGAGCGAAGAGAACAACAACGAGTTCGCTGAGGAATTCGCTGTGGAGGAGCAGTCCGTCCAGGACGCCGACCTCGAGATCGGTGAGACCTTCGACGAGGCCGCCCCGGAGGGTGAGGCTTTCGCCGAGGCGCCTGCTGAGGAGTCCGAGGTTGCCACGGATGATGTGGCGCAGGCAGCTGCAGCGCTGGGTGATACCGGTGAGCAGGACGCCGACGCGGAGTACCGTGCGCGTCTGCGTCAGTTCACCCGTGACCTGAAGAAGCAGCCGGGCTCCTGGTACATCATCCAGTGCTACTCCGGTTATGAGAACAAGGTGAAGGCCAACCTGGATATGCGTGCCCAGACCCTTGAGGTCGAGGAGGACATCTACGAGGTTGTCGTCCCCATCGAGCAGGTCACCGAGATCCGTGACGGCAAGCGCAAGCTGGTCAAGCGTAAGCTCCTGCCGGGTTATGTCCTGGTCCGCATGGAGATGAACGACCGTGTGTGGTCGGTTGTGCGTGACACCCCGGGTGTCACCAGCTTCGTGGGCAACGAGGGCAACGCCACCGCCGTCAAGCACCGCGATGTGGCCAAGTTCCTCATGCCGCAGGAGTCCGCTGTGGTTGCCGGCGAGGCAGCCCCGACCACCGCCGAGGGCGAGCAGGTTGTGGCCATGCCCACCGATTCCGCCGCGCAGCAGGTCACCGTGGACTTCCAGGTCGGCGAGGCGGTCACCATCCTCACCGGTGCGTTCGCGTCCGTGTCCGCGACGATCTCCTCCATCGATGTGGAGAACCAGAAGCTTGAGGCCCTGGTGTCCATCTTCGGTCGTGAGACCCCGGTTGATCTGAAGTTCGATCAGGTCGAGAAGATCAGCTAA
- the rplK gene encoding 50S ribosomal protein L11 — MAPKKKKVTGLIKLQIQAGQANPAPPVGPALGAHGVNIMEFCKAYNAATENQRGNVVPVEITVYEDRSFDFKLKTPPAAKLLLKAAGLQKGSGVPHTNKVGKVTMDQIREIAETKKEDLNARDIDAAAKIIAGTARSMGITVEG, encoded by the coding sequence ATGGCTCCCAAGAAGAAGAAGGTCACAGGCCTCATCAAGCTGCAGATCCAGGCAGGACAGGCCAACCCGGCTCCCCCGGTCGGCCCCGCACTGGGTGCCCATGGTGTCAACATCATGGAATTCTGCAAGGCCTACAACGCCGCCACCGAGAACCAGCGCGGCAACGTGGTCCCTGTTGAGATCACCGTCTACGAGGATCGCTCCTTCGATTTCAAGCTGAAGACCCCACCGGCAGCCAAGCTGCTGCTGAAGGCCGCCGGCCTGCAGAAGGGCTCCGGCGTTCCTCACACCAACAAGGTCGGCAAGGTCACCATGGACCAGATCCGTGAGATCGCCGAGACCAAGAAGGAAGACCTCAACGCACGCGACATCGACGCCGCTGCGAAGATCATCGCCGGCACCGCCCGCTCCATGGGCATCACCGTCGAGGGTTAA